The Nitrospira sp. genome segment TGTTGGATTTGGGTGGGATGACGATGGTCTTCCCTGCTTTTCGCAGCGGTTCAATCACCCGTTCATCGGCATCGAAGGCTTTATCGGCGATGACGGTATCCGCCTCAATGCCGGGTAGCAAGACATCGGCGCCCTCCAGATCATGCGCCTGTCCTGGGGTGAGATGAAACCCGGTCGGATTACCCAGCGCGTCACAGGTGGCGTGGATTTTCGTGGTCAGGCCCCCCTTGCTGCGTCCGATGGCTTCCTGCACTTGGTGCCCCCTTTTGCCCCAGCGCTGTGCTGGTGGGCACGGACGATGGTGGAATCGATCATCGCGTATTCATTGTCGAGATCCTCGGCCAGACGCGCAAACACCCGTTGCCAGACGCCGCGTCGACTCCAGCGCGTATGGCGCGTGTGGATCACTCGGAAATCTCCGAACCGCTCCGGCAGATCCCGCCACGGGATTCCCGCGCGATACCGGAACAACACCGCTTCCACAAATAGCCGGTTGTCCTGCGCGGTCACCCCCACCGTGCCTTCACGCCCAGGCAACAGGGTTTCAATCTTCTCCCACTGGTCATCCCGCAACCCGTACCGTCTCACCATCCGCAGGCCCCTCCTTCGGCCTGGGACGGAGTGAATCACACCACGATGGCTTTGTGAACCTAGAAAATTAATTGATGACACGCCCTAACCTGAACCGGCATACTTTTCAATTCTTCTTCCGCCGGTCGTAGGGTAGGTGGGCGAGTCGTTCAGGGCGCAAGCCGTATCGCGGAGGTCTGGGCGAGGCTTCGTCCCCAGTTGCTGGTAATCCGGCGTCTGG includes the following:
- a CDS encoding IS5 family transposase (programmed frameshift), producing MRRYGLRDDQWEKIETLLPGREGTVGVTAQDNRLFVEAVLFRYRAGIPWRDLPERFGDFRVIHTRHTRWSRRGVWQRVFARLAEDLDNEYAMIDSTIVRAHQHSAGAKGGTKCEAIGRSKGGLTTKIHATCDALGNPTGFHLTPGQAHDLEGADVLLPGIEADTVIADKAFDADERVIEPLRKAGKTIVIPPKSNRTTPREYDQDLSRARHLIENFFARLKQFRAIATRYDKRAANFLGAIYLAASMTWLN